tccatccacatacatcctctatctctattttaatgacaattgttaatacaacaaaagggcggggagtctctgggtgctgtttctgttgttagagtattgctttgagtctctctctctgtgaattgctttgagaacagactctgtcttagaatgtactaacacaattagcagcttgcaagtttcacacatagagggagagaaacagtaccaaaaaccaagagacttcttaattagtaataccctggaatttaaactatggggaatcaaactcatttgtgattttaatacagaacttctttaatatgatccaacagagtCAGAGCTGGGGGTAGATTACAGGAGTTGCTAATCCTGTGTCTTAATCTGTTGTATCATGCTCATTTTTAAAGTGGCAAAATAAATCTCGATAGTTTGTCAGTATCTTACAATTATACAGTACTGTTTATTATGAAGGATGACAGGTACAGGGAAGGAGATAAAACTAATGGGCCATTTTTTGTGCTACATTTTTTCAGGTCTGTTGATGATAGGTGAAAATTTCTTGTTTACCTCTGCAACAGGCTGAAATGTCCATATGGTATACAGGTGGCTTATTATATTTGACTGGCTGTTAGTATCTCTCTTGCAAGAGGTACCTGTCAATATCACCTACCAAAGTTTCCATGTAATGCAGAATATTTAAGAATGAGCAGCTAGCAGTTTTAGTCTTACTGGTTAATGCTAGTCACTTAGTAAGACTGAGATCAGTTTTACCTGAATTCTGAGAAGGTGGAAGGTTAGGTAGATTAGTAGAGCTAGATGGGCTGTATGGTTGCTGCTGCTTCCTAGTATCTAAGGCAGTGGaatgggaacggtgaaccacggccactgggagttgcaggcgggcagccatgcctgcgaacagtcaatgtaaacaaactgtctcacagcccgccagcagattaccctggtgggccatgtGCGGGCTGCAGGCTTCCCACAACTGGTCTAAGGCCTGGTCTTCACTAGTAAATTATGTTGGTTTAACTACTGTGGTCAGTTGTGTGACAAATGCACACCCCTGAGCGGAGTAGTTAAGCCAGCCTAAGTTCTTGTggagacagtgctaggttgacggaagaattcttctgtcgactaGCTACTACCTTTCGGGAgctggattacctatgctgatgggagaatccTTCCTATCGGCATAGGGATCATCTACATTGAAGCGCTACAGCTGTGGTGCTGTAgcgttttaaatgtagacaagccctaggaatATTGTGTAACAAATCATTAAGAGCCCAGTGTTCCCTCCAGCAACACAAGTGAACAAGACTCACATTGGGTGGCCCTAAGTAGAAGAGTGGTGCAGAAGCAGGGAGCACCAGTTTCATGGCATGCTGTCCTAAAGCTACACTGTTCCGCTGTGATAGATCTTTCTGGTAGTCTTTGGGAGCTTGGTAGTAACGTGGCTTTAACTCTTCTTGTTTCTACCTAGTAAATATACCatcaaattataaataaaatagattACTTTCCTAATATTAGTTTTACATGTAAGCAATTGCAGTAACTGCTGCACAGATGTTATATGATCACAAATGAGAGGAGAGTTGGTCCATGCAATTGTGAATGAGGGGGCGGTGAGCCATAAGACAgtctgtctacactgaaaaagtttgagaaccactaatctaTGCAATTAGAGTGAAAGGAAAAATGGCTTTGTCTTTAAAGCACAGAAGAACTAGTTTCcacttccatctctgtcacagatTTCTGCTGTAGCCTTGTGCAAGGTACTAGTGGATTTTCACAGATGATGAACACCTACTTGCTTTGGGCAATTCAGGTGCTTGGCAccactgaaaatcaagccacaaaCCTtagagcctcagtttccccatctatgagATGGAGACTGTAATGCCTCCCTCAGAAGTGCTGTTGTGAGGTTAAATCCATTAACTATTATATAAAGGATTGGTTTGCCCTGTCCTGTTTGCGTTGGTCTCTgtagacaaattaaaaaaaaataaaaaggaggccGTGCCTTGTAGAAAAAGCTCCAAGACAGCACACTGAGTGCCTTTTGTCACACAGCTCAAAATGACTTTAATATACACTATCAAACAATCACATTTGTAAAAAATGTCTTTACTTGTGACACATGCGAGTATTAAAACTGAATTCATTGAACAccattagggggctggagcacatgctttatgaggagaggctgagggaactgggattgtttagtctgcagaagagaagagtgaggggggatttgatagctgctttcaactacctgaaaagggggttccaaagaggatggatctaggctgttctcagtggtagcagatgatagaaaaaggagtaacggtctcaagttgcagtaggggaggttgaggttggatattaggaaaaaactttttcacgaggagggtggtgaagcactggaatgcgttacctagggaggtggtggaatctccttcctttgaggtttttaaggtcagacttgacaaagccctggctgggatgatttagttggagattggtcctgctttgagcagggggttggactagatgacctcctgaggtcccttccaaccctgatattctatgattcatttatGGTGTTTTATTAGTTTTGTATTCTACTCAGCTTGCACATGAGAGAGgctaatttttgtttttgtttcttgaaGACATTTAAAACATGGTGTTTTATTGGTCATGTTCACAGCTGTATGTTGAACCACAATATTTTTGCCTCCCTACTTTCCTTTACGCAGTTGGTCTGTTGATAGGAGTAACCATGTTGTGGGTGAAGTTGGCACGACTAGCCAATTAGAGCCAGCTATGACTAATTCAAAATTATGCTGAGGCACAAAACCAGGACAAGAGCTGACTGGACCAGAGAGCCCAGCCAGGAATCTCTGCTGCCGCCTCTCCTCCAGATGCCTGGGGAGCAACATAAGAGAGCCACTGATTTCTGCCCCTGCAAAGGGAAGAGGAAGGTGGGTGGTTGCTGAGCAACCCCTTCAGCAAACTTTCTTTGCTTGCTGGAGTGGAGACAGGCAGAGAATGGTGCTCCCAGCTGGCTGGAAGAGCCCTGACCCTTAGATAGCTGTCTAAAAGTGTGACTGTATGGCTTGCGACCATGCAGAGTGCTGACCTCAGGCTGGGGGGAAGTGGGCCATAGTGACCAGGCTGAGTTCAGCCTTCCAGCTCAAACAGGAGCAATTGACTGACCCCGCTCTAGTTAAACTATGGGCAATTATACTGTTTTTAACCTTTGAGGAGGAAGCAAAGCAGGCCTCCTTTGGCTGTCTGACTCGCAGGGGAACTCACAGTGTAGGAAGAgaattgtgcagcctggaaaaaccctggtcaggagggagatgcgggtctccacccaagagaggtgaagCCTGGGGGCTGGAAGTCTGAGAGCAAGTGGCCTTTttggaccacagagggggaatgcaggtgcagttaccctgaacttTGACAGGTGGAGTTTAGTGAGAATATCAACACTGCCCCCAGGACAGATACAAATACTAGAAAATGTACTGAAAGGAACAATGCTGCATTGGCAGGATGATATATGTTAGATGACTTAGTGGTTTTTTCTCCATCTCCGACTTACCTGATACAATATAATGCATTTAACTGCAGAGTTGTGATCAAAGTCTCTAGATTAATGTATCACTTGTTTTCAATAATTACAGATGCCTCTCACTAGAAAGAATGGAGCTGGGAAAAGGAAAACTTCTGAGAACTGGCCTTAATGCTTTGTATCAGGCAATCCACCCTGTGCATGGTATTGCCTGGACGGATGGAAAGCAAGTGATACTGACTGCTTTACACCTTCACAATGGAGAACCAAAGTTTGGTGACTCGAGTGTTATTGGTCAGTTTGAACATGTTCATGGGCTTTACTGGGGCCCATGTACTACGGACACCACAACTCTGCTTGCTGTTCAGCATAAAAAGCACATCACTATTTGGCAGCTGAGCTATAACATGTCAGAAAGGAATAAACTCCTGGTTTCTCAGATTTGTGAAACGGGTGATCCATTTCCAGTGCTTCCCCAGGGCTGTGTGTGGCATccaaagaaagagatcttggctgTGCTTACTACGCGGGATGCCTCCGTCTTACATTCTGTTCGTCGCAACAACTCCAGAATTAAAGCTGATATAAAAGGTAGTGGTCTCATCCACTGCGCTTGTTGGACTAAGGAAGGCAATCGCTTAGTAGTTGCTATAGGCAGTGCTCTTCATTCCTACATATGGGATGATGCTCAGAAAACTTTAATTGCTTGCTGCTTTTGCCCAGTATTTGATGTGGGAGGCTACATCTGTGCTGTAGAAGCTACTCTGGATTCCCAAGTTGCTGTTGCTACTGAGCTTCCGTTAGATAAGATCTGTGGCTTAAATTCAGGTATTGCGTTTGAAGTCCCAGCTGGTGGTGAAACAAATTCTTTTCCTTCACCGTCTACCTTGTTATGTGGTGATGAAGAGTTCTCCATAGatgtggggaaaaaatcactAGACTCAGAAAAATCTGTGCCTATTGTTTCAGTACCTTCTCCTTCATCAGCTCCTGTGGATCTAACCCATATCCTTTCCAGCAAACAAAGACTTAGTTCCAGTCCCCTTATCCATCTTAGGCACAAGGATTATCTAACAGGAAGCGGCCAGGACTCTTCACACCTGATTTTGGTGACTTTTGAAAGGAAGGTTACCACTACCAGGAAAGTCAGCATCCCAGGCATTCTGGTCCCTGACATAATGGCTTTTGATCATAAAACTCATACTGTGTCAGTAGCCTCCAATACTTGTAACATTATTTTGGTCTATTCTTTGACTTCATCCCATTTACCCAATATTCAACAAATTCAGCTTGAGAAAAGTGAAAGACCAAAGGGCTTATGCTTCCTGACCGATAAATTGTTACTGATTTTAGTTG
The genomic region above belongs to Caretta caretta isolate rCarCar2 chromosome 3, rCarCar1.hap1, whole genome shotgun sequence and contains:
- the LOC125634625 gene encoding WD repeat and coiled-coil-containing protein, encoding MELGKGKLLRTGLNALYQAIHPVHGIAWTDGKQVILTALHLHNGEPKFGDSSVIGQFEHVHGLYWGPCTTDTTTLLAVQHKKHITIWQLSYNMSERNKLLVSQICETGDPFPVLPQGCVWHPKKEILAVLTTRDASVLHSVRRNNSRIKADIKGSGLIHCACWTKEGNRLVVAIGSALHSYIWDDAQKTLIACCFCPVFDVGGYICAVEATLDSQVAVATELPLDKICGLNSGIAFEVPAGGETNSFPSPSTLLCGDEEFSIDVGKKSLDSEKSVPIVSVPSPSSAPVDLTHILSSKQRLSSSPLIHLRHKDYLTGSGQDSSHLILVTFERKVTTTRKVSIPGILVPDIMAFDHKTHTVSVASNTCNIILVYSLTSSHLPNIQQIQLEKSERPKGLCFLTDKLLLILVGKQKFTDPAFLPSSRSDKYVIRLMIKEISFEEGSSASAGTSGNSSLNAFLNIPVKREPPEIFSTEVHPLSSGLLIPGHAIIQSPSSRRKLIEEIKSPTYEQRLLSSVRDIEERKISMDFPPALEILDVEPINRSLVLHGLRTPTAFSNRPASPKGQADVVPEISNSPKNNSLLGEKEASYLSKNIEKLCGNFTEVQHHLSELTELLKSREKFLPAYPSSQEPSFINITYQKQLSGSAVGERRAVILCDGKLRLSIVQQIFSLSLVEMQHGSTWIVLTTDSEGFVPLTFGSMQEIIIRDASSNGCSTHSSKTLDIISSTEGYRPISSESLDITSSLEVLREHSSKSLDSSSSSEQSTSKT